From the genome of Verrucomicrobiia bacterium, one region includes:
- a CDS encoding purine-nucleoside phosphorylase produces MNSKFNPELTARQISKLTKLKPSLAIVLGSGFQQAISKLTVDREIGYEKLSGFPPVGVSGHAGKLVLGQLGGTPVAVLSGRAHYYEGHPMEQVTFAMRVLAEFGIKDVLLTNAAGGVNRNFRPGDFMVLTDHINFMGMSPLRGPALPKGPRFVDLTRAYDDQLSRVLHAAGKACKLKLRKGVYLAVSGPSYETPAEIRAFARLGADAVGMSTVPETIVARQCGLNVAGMSCITNLAAGRGGETLSHAEVLETAERVKHSAAQLLESFAEIYGERA; encoded by the coding sequence ATGAATTCCAAATTCAATCCCGAGTTGACCGCCCGCCAAATCAGCAAGCTCACGAAACTCAAACCCTCGCTTGCCATCGTCCTTGGCAGCGGTTTTCAACAGGCGATTTCCAAACTCACGGTGGATCGCGAAATCGGTTATGAAAAATTATCGGGTTTTCCGCCGGTGGGCGTCAGCGGGCATGCAGGCAAGCTGGTGCTGGGGCAGCTCGGCGGCACGCCGGTCGCTGTGCTCAGCGGGCGCGCTCATTATTACGAGGGGCATCCGATGGAGCAGGTCACGTTTGCGATGCGGGTGCTGGCTGAATTTGGCATCAAGGACGTATTGCTCACGAATGCTGCGGGCGGTGTGAATCGCAATTTTCGTCCGGGCGATTTCATGGTGCTGACGGATCATATCAATTTTATGGGCATGAGTCCGTTGCGCGGGCCGGCGCTGCCTAAAGGTCCGCGGTTTGTGGATCTCACCCGCGCTTATGATGATCAACTTAGCCGGGTTCTGCACGCGGCGGGAAAAGCGTGTAAGTTAAAATTGCGCAAGGGCGTTTACCTGGCGGTGTCCGGGCCGAGTTACGAAACGCCCGCTGAGATTCGTGCATTCGCGCGGCTGGGCGCCGATGCCGTGGGCATGAGCACAGTGCCGGAGACCATCGTCGCACGGCAATGCGGCTTGAACGTGGCCGGGATGTCTTGTATCACCAATCTGGCCGCGGGCCGGGGTGGGGAAACATTGTCTCATGCGGAAGTCCTCGAAACGGCGGAGCGCGTCAAGCATTCCGCGGCGCAACTTTTAGAAAGTTTTGCTGAAATATATGGTGAAAGAGCGTAA
- a CDS encoding cytidine deaminase, producing the protein MVKERKLELVMEAVKARERAVAPYSKFKVGAALLTADGEIITGANVESASYGLTCCAERIALFKALTEGRKNFVAIAVVARMKGPMPCGACRQLLAEYASKAVVWTADSAAPRKIKEFTVAELLPAAFLDVPG; encoded by the coding sequence ATGGTGAAAGAGCGTAAATTAGAATTGGTGATGGAAGCCGTGAAGGCGCGCGAACGAGCGGTTGCGCCTTATTCAAAATTCAAGGTCGGCGCGGCGTTGCTAACGGCCGATGGCGAAATCATCACCGGCGCTAACGTGGAGAGCGCGAGTTACGGGCTCACTTGCTGCGCTGAACGCATCGCGCTTTTCAAGGCGTTGACTGAGGGGCGCAAAAATTTCGTGGCCATTGCGGTCGTGGCGCGCATGAAGGGGCCGATGCCTTGTGGCGCGTGCCGGCAGTTGCTGGCGGAATACGCTTCCAAAGCGGTGGTTTGGACGGCGGATAGCGCCGCGCCGCGCAAAATAAAGGAATTTACCGTCGCCGAATTGCTTCCCGCCGCATTTCTTGATGTTCCGGGTTGA
- a CDS encoding ATP-binding protein, with protein sequence MKSDVVLGLQNASWPVLLVDGARTIHSANAMAAEVFGSNITGTANSLAAIWAEDNANTPAHFLSFWQAAPSPTARMKLRGVAGVSVAYLACIATLAEGEQNFFLIQLLPDKAAAENKTAAMDAGQAHKQKLDCALQLARTVSLDFNNALTSILGHTSLVLSKMEPNNPWRQSLMEVEKSAAKAAEIANDLGAFSRNEKETRVQQSGNLNQLLQRNVEMFQSAKQEKEVSWALQLERKLHTAKFDEAKMQQALVKIMENAIESLGPGGRIIIQTKNLELTQPTQDRNAQLAAGTYICAEITDNGAGIEAEILPRIFEPFFTTKRGTKHRGLGLAWVYGIVTNHGGGVAVSSQPGVGTSVRVYLPSDKKFVADSSAGTGDLNGTETILIVDDEDLVLTMGQAILSHYGYRVLAANSGLKALEIFSQNQQIDLLITDLVMPNMSGRELVEQVRRVAPFTRIICSSGYVRPVNEQPDSISYLQKPFTSRELLVKVKQALTSGEPAPVDG encoded by the coding sequence ATGAAGTCAGACGTAGTACTCGGACTGCAAAACGCGAGCTGGCCTGTGCTGCTGGTGGACGGCGCTCGCACGATTCATAGCGCTAATGCCATGGCGGCGGAGGTGTTTGGTTCCAATATCACGGGCACGGCGAATTCGCTCGCGGCCATCTGGGCCGAGGATAATGCGAACACGCCCGCCCATTTTTTGAGTTTCTGGCAGGCTGCTCCCAGTCCCACTGCGAGGATGAAATTGCGCGGTGTTGCCGGAGTGAGTGTGGCATATCTCGCGTGCATCGCCACGCTGGCGGAGGGCGAACAAAACTTTTTTCTCATCCAGTTGCTTCCCGACAAGGCCGCCGCAGAAAACAAAACTGCCGCGATGGATGCCGGGCAGGCGCACAAACAAAAACTCGATTGCGCGCTGCAACTGGCGCGGACCGTTTCGCTGGATTTTAACAATGCGCTCACGAGCATCCTCGGCCACACGTCGCTGGTGTTGAGCAAAATGGAGCCGAACAATCCGTGGCGGCAATCGCTCATGGAAGTCGAGAAGTCCGCTGCGAAGGCTGCCGAAATTGCCAATGACCTTGGCGCATTCAGTCGCAACGAAAAAGAAACGCGCGTCCAGCAATCGGGAAATCTCAACCAGCTTTTGCAGCGGAATGTGGAAATGTTCCAAAGCGCGAAACAGGAAAAGGAAGTTTCGTGGGCGCTGCAACTTGAGCGGAAATTGCACACGGCGAAATTTGACGAGGCCAAGATGCAGCAGGCGCTCGTGAAGATTATGGAGAATGCGATCGAATCGCTCGGGCCCGGTGGCCGCATCATCATCCAGACAAAAAATCTCGAACTCACCCAGCCCACGCAGGACCGCAACGCGCAACTCGCCGCCGGCACGTACATCTGCGCCGAGATCACGGACAACGGCGCGGGCATCGAGGCCGAGATTTTGCCGCGCATCTTCGAGCCGTTTTTCACGACCAAGCGCGGCACGAAGCATCGCGGGCTCGGGCTGGCGTGGGTGTACGGGATCGTGACGAACCACGGCGGCGGGGTGGCGGTTTCCAGCCAGCCGGGCGTGGGCACATCGGTGCGCGTGTATTTGCCTTCCGATAAAAAATTTGTCGCCGACAGTTCCGCCGGCACGGGCGATCTCAATGGCACCGAAACTATTTTGATCGTGGATGATGAGGATCTCGTGCTCACGATGGGACAGGCAATCCTTTCGCATTACGGTTACCGCGTGCTGGCGGCGAACAGCGGATTGAAGGCGCTCGAAATTTTTTCGCAGAACCAGCAGATTGATTTGCTCATCACGGATTTGGTCATGCCGAACATGAGCGGGCGCGAATTGGTGGAGCAAGTGCGACGCGTGGCTCCGTTCACGCGGATTATTTGTTCGAGTGGTTACGTTCGTCCCGTGAATGAGCAACCCGATTCCATCTCGTATCTTCAAAAACCATTTACGAGCCGCGAGTTACTCGTTAAGGTCAAGCAAGCGTTGACCTCCGGCGAGCCTGCGCCGGTTGACGGATGA
- a CDS encoding LysR family transcriptional regulator: protein MQIESLKVFCDLAETESFTKAAQINNVTQSAVSQQISSLERQFKSLLIERSKKKFRLTREGQVLYDFSKQIIQTHDSLHSKLQEIKDIISGTIRVATIYSIGLHDLPPYIKKFLKSYPTVNVHVEYRRANQVYDDVLSNVVDLGLVAYPTRESKLETVSLRKDPLVLICHPQHPFAKMKSVKLKALAGQKFIGFEPDIPTRKALDRILKESNVEVMHVMEFDNIETVKRAVEIDAGVSVVPQGTILQEVAKQTLVQVQLEDGEFYRPLAAIYKKNKVLSPAVKQFLAILKEG, encoded by the coding sequence ATGCAAATAGAGAGTCTCAAAGTGTTCTGCGACCTTGCGGAAACCGAAAGTTTTACCAAAGCCGCCCAAATCAATAATGTAACTCAGTCCGCCGTCAGCCAGCAGATCAGTTCGTTGGAACGCCAGTTCAAATCCCTGCTTATCGAACGCAGCAAAAAGAAATTCCGCCTCACGCGCGAAGGCCAGGTGCTTTACGATTTCAGCAAGCAGATCATCCAGACGCATGATTCCCTGCACAGCAAATTGCAGGAGATAAAAGACATCATCTCCGGCACGATCCGCGTGGCGACGATTTACAGCATCGGCCTGCACGATCTTCCGCCGTATATCAAAAAATTTCTCAAGAGCTATCCCACCGTGAATGTCCACGTGGAATATCGCCGCGCCAACCAGGTGTATGATGATGTGCTCAGCAACGTCGTGGACCTCGGCCTCGTGGCGTATCCCACGCGCGAGAGCAAGCTTGAAACTGTTTCGCTGCGCAAAGATCCGCTCGTCCTGATCTGCCATCCGCAGCATCCGTTCGCGAAGATGAAGAGTGTGAAACTGAAAGCGCTCGCCGGGCAAAAATTTATCGGCTTCGAGCCGGACATCCCCACGCGCAAGGCGCTCGACCGCATCCTCAAGGAGAGCAACGTCGAAGTGATGCACGTGATGGAATTCGATAATATCGAAACCGTGAAGCGCGCGGTGGAAATTGACGCCGGTGTTTCCGTGGTTCCGCAAGGCACGATTCTCCAGGAAGTCGCCAAGCAGACGTTGGTGCAAGTGCAACTCGAAGATGGCGAATTTTATCGTCCGCTCGCGGCGATTTATAAAAAGAACAAAGTGCTTTCGCCGGCGGTGAAACAATTCCTGGCGATTTTGAAGGAAGGCTAA
- a CDS encoding phosphoribosylanthranilate isomerase: MSTLVKICGITNPADGLEAVAAGADAIGLMFYEASPRHITLAAATKIVRELPPSIFRVGVFVNASEDHVHRAIKECNLHMVQFHGDESPEFCRQFPVMTIKAFRIQDADSLLALRSYPTDAWLLDAFTNDKLGGTGARFDWDLAVEAQKMGRPIFLAGGLTSENVAEAVRKVRPYAVDVSSGVESAPGKKDPAKMRAFVQAAKSV, encoded by the coding sequence ATGAGCACACTCGTCAAAATCTGCGGCATCACCAATCCTGCCGATGGCCTCGAAGCCGTCGCCGCGGGGGCCGATGCCATTGGCCTGATGTTTTACGAGGCCAGCCCGCGCCACATCACCCTCGCTGCCGCCACAAAAATCGTCCGCGAATTGCCGCCGAGTATTTTTCGCGTCGGCGTCTTCGTCAACGCCTCCGAAGACCACGTTCACCGCGCGATCAAGGAATGCAACCTCCACATGGTTCAATTTCACGGTGACGAATCGCCTGAATTCTGCCGCCAGTTTCCCGTCATGACGATCAAGGCGTTTCGCATCCAGGACGCCGATTCTCTCCTCGCGTTGCGCAGTTACCCCACCGACGCCTGGCTGCTCGATGCCTTCACCAACGACAAACTCGGCGGCACCGGCGCTCGCTTCGATTGGGATCTTGCCGTTGAAGCGCAAAAGATGGGACGCCCAATTTTTCTCGCCGGCGGGTTGACGTCGGAAAACGTGGCTGAAGCCGTCCGCAAAGTGCGGCCCTACGCTGTGGATGTCTCCAGCGGCGTCGAATCCGCGCCCGGCAAAAAAGACCCCGCGAAGATGCGCGCTTTCGTGCAGGCCGCCAAAAGCGTCTAA
- a CDS encoding alpha/beta hydrolase, which yields MRQSLLLQQAVALAILLFPIVAFTADDSAHTLRGIEFARVADRSLKLDLHLPAGTPRAPLIVWIHGGAWRGGDRNGVPIGKLVNEGYAIASVDYRLSTEARFPAQIHDLKAALRFLRAEAAQWKLSADKIVVAGDSAGGHLAALMGVSSGDTNLEGTVGTHLDQSSAAQGIMSFYGGSDLTTILDQSTPHGLETRVPALDLLLGGQPKNVPEIARQASPVFYVNAHSPPLLLLHGDQDPQMPVNQALEFEGFYEKAHAPVQLVIVHGAGHGGGAFYDSERMGIVKNFLKQNFP from the coding sequence ATGCGCCAGAGTCTATTGCTGCAACAAGCCGTTGCCCTTGCCATATTATTATTCCCAATCGTTGCCTTCACTGCCGATGATTCCGCCCACACCCTTCGCGGCATCGAATTTGCCCGCGTCGCCGACCGGTCGCTGAAACTCGACCTTCACCTGCCCGCCGGCACGCCGCGCGCGCCGCTCATCGTGTGGATTCACGGCGGCGCGTGGCGTGGCGGAGATCGCAATGGCGTTCCCATCGGCAAACTCGTGAATGAAGGCTACGCGATTGCCAGTGTGGATTACCGCTTGTCCACCGAAGCCCGGTTTCCCGCGCAAATCCACGACCTCAAAGCCGCCCTTCGCTTTCTTCGCGCCGAAGCCGCGCAATGGAAACTTTCCGCCGATAAAATCGTCGTCGCCGGAGATTCCGCCGGCGGCCATCTTGCCGCGCTGATGGGCGTCTCCAGTGGCGATACCAATCTCGAAGGCACCGTGGGAACGCATCTCGACCAAAGCTCGGCCGCCCAAGGCATCATGAGCTTTTACGGCGGCTCCGACCTCACGACGATTCTCGATCAATCCACGCCGCACGGCCTCGAAACCCGCGTTCCCGCCCTCGATCTGCTCCTCGGTGGTCAGCCCAAAAACGTCCCCGAAATCGCGCGCCAAGCGAGCCCGGTTTTTTACGTCAACGCCCATTCGCCGCCCCTACTCTTGCTGCACGGCGATCAAGACCCGCAAATGCCCGTCAACCAGGCGCTCGAATTTGAAGGCTTTTATGAAAAGGCGCACGCCCCGGTGCAACTCGTCATCGTCCACGGCGCCGGCCACGGCGGCGGCGCATTTTACGATTCCGAACGCATGGGAATCGTAAAAAATTTTCTAAAACAAAATTTCCCCTGA
- a CDS encoding response regulator: MKSVLIIDDKEEVRSVVKATLTQFGFATHEASDGREGIQKALMHLPDLILCDVNMNGMDGFRTIEAIRELSLFAATPIILMTGSVGHEGFRRGMNLGADDFLQKPFQPDDLIEAVVSRLVRNAELQALAQKRAERLRDEAVLQISEELTAPINGILGAVSTLRREAPSLQTEYVFASACRLNESVVRLGQMATAHAHE; encoded by the coding sequence ATGAAGAGCGTATTGATTATTGACGACAAAGAAGAAGTCCGGTCCGTGGTTAAGGCGACCTTGACGCAGTTCGGGTTCGCCACGCACGAAGCGAGCGACGGGCGCGAAGGCATCCAAAAGGCTCTCATGCACTTGCCCGACCTGATCCTTTGCGACGTCAACATGAATGGCATGGACGGCTTCCGCACCATCGAGGCCATCCGCGAATTGTCGCTCTTTGCCGCTACGCCCATCATATTAATGACCGGCTCGGTCGGCCATGAAGGTTTTCGCCGTGGGATGAATCTGGGCGCCGATGATTTTCTCCAAAAACCTTTTCAGCCCGACGATTTGATCGAAGCCGTCGTGTCACGCCTCGTGCGCAACGCCGAACTCCAGGCGCTCGCCCAAAAACGCGCTGAACGCCTGCGCGATGAAGCCGTTCTGCAAATTTCCGAAGAACTGACCGCTCCCATCAACGGTATCCTCGGCGCTGTCTCGACCCTGCGCCGTGAAGCACCCTCGCTTCAAACCGAATACGTCTTCGCCAGCGCCTGCCGCTTGAACGAATCCGTCGTCCGCCTCGGCCAAATGGCCACCGCGCACGCACACGAGTAA
- a CDS encoding protease modulator HflK, with the protein MEQKTQKNGLINLLALVLVGAAGFAIAKFGNTYAGLVGSVFLGLGALVAAVSWFQMRLEQREYLEKLEFEELTKSASSSALFNASETEVFPAQRSREQFDRFIVPVITVILCALQGVGGILLWRWLSKAFPRGINEPTVPMALFAVFALILFMLGKYSTSVARLEKVRLLRPAASYLLLCAYICFVVAAAVAFVLLDFPAADLYVARALAVLLLLTGFETLINLVLELYRPRVKGKVAQPMYESRLVSLLGQPEGLIITAKQTLNYQFGFDVSETWGFRLVEQWLWKLILAQVIILLLSTCVVFIDTGTQGVLERNGKAVRILTPGASLKLPWPVDRVYRFATEQIQTINIGFTPDESPVAGNTVLWTVPHSKEENFLVANREISHVTETNNSPSDNRPPPVSLLTVSIPVQFQITNLTAWVYNNEDPISLLSDVATREVVRYFVSVDLEEVMSRGRWNAAQILRDRIQAAVDQHQMGASIVFVGVQDIHPPQKVAADYEKVVAAIHTKEADILTARAYAIAATNMADARAFQIVSEANSESQRLKVETLANAALFTNQIPAYFASPSVYVERAYLEAFSRSITNARSYVLLATNTQDVIILNLEDKIRADLVDKATVPPPKAPPK; encoded by the coding sequence ATGGAACAAAAGACACAAAAGAATGGCCTGATCAATCTGCTGGCACTTGTGCTGGTGGGTGCGGCCGGTTTCGCCATCGCCAAGTTTGGCAACACTTACGCCGGGCTGGTGGGCTCCGTTTTCCTCGGCCTCGGCGCGCTGGTCGCCGCGGTGAGCTGGTTCCAGATGCGTTTGGAACAGCGCGAATATTTGGAGAAGCTCGAGTTTGAAGAACTGACCAAGTCCGCTTCCAGCTCTGCCTTGTTCAATGCGTCTGAAACCGAAGTCTTTCCCGCGCAACGCTCTCGCGAGCAGTTTGACCGCTTTATCGTCCCGGTCATCACGGTCATTTTGTGCGCCCTCCAAGGCGTCGGCGGCATTCTGCTTTGGCGCTGGTTGAGCAAGGCTTTTCCGCGAGGCATCAATGAACCGACGGTTCCAATGGCGTTGTTCGCGGTGTTCGCTTTGATCCTGTTCATGCTGGGCAAATACTCCACGAGCGTCGCGCGATTGGAGAAGGTTCGCCTGTTGCGTCCGGCGGCGAGTTACCTGTTGCTGTGCGCCTATATCTGTTTCGTCGTGGCGGCGGCCGTTGCCTTTGTGCTGCTGGATTTTCCGGCGGCGGATTTATACGTGGCGCGAGCGCTGGCGGTGTTGCTGTTGCTCACCGGCTTTGAAACGCTCATCAATCTCGTCCTCGAGCTTTACCGTCCGCGCGTCAAGGGCAAGGTCGCGCAGCCGATGTATGAGAGCCGCCTCGTCAGTCTGCTCGGCCAGCCGGAAGGCTTGATCATCACGGCCAAGCAAACGCTCAATTACCAATTCGGCTTCGATGTCTCGGAGACGTGGGGTTTCCGCCTTGTCGAGCAATGGCTGTGGAAACTGATTCTGGCGCAGGTGATCATTTTGCTGCTCTCGACTTGCGTGGTGTTCATTGATACCGGCACACAAGGCGTCCTCGAACGCAATGGCAAAGCGGTGCGCATCCTCACTCCGGGTGCTTCGCTCAAACTGCCGTGGCCGGTTGACCGCGTTTATCGTTTTGCCACCGAGCAGATCCAGACCATCAACATTGGTTTCACGCCGGATGAATCGCCCGTTGCTGGCAACACCGTTCTTTGGACCGTTCCGCATTCCAAAGAAGAAAATTTCCTCGTGGCCAATCGCGAAATTTCCCACGTGACCGAAACCAATAATTCTCCGTCTGATAATCGCCCGCCGCCAGTGAGCCTTTTGACGGTCAGCATTCCGGTGCAATTCCAGATCACGAATCTGACGGCGTGGGTGTATAACAACGAAGACCCCATCAGCCTGCTCTCCGATGTCGCCACGCGCGAAGTGGTGCGTTATTTCGTGAGCGTTGACCTCGAGGAAGTCATGTCCCGCGGACGCTGGAATGCCGCGCAAATACTTCGCGACCGCATTCAGGCCGCGGTGGATCAGCATCAGATGGGCGCGAGCATCGTGTTCGTCGGCGTGCAGGACATTCATCCGCCGCAAAAAGTGGCGGCGGATTATGAAAAAGTCGTCGCCGCGATTCACACCAAGGAAGCTGACATTTTGACCGCTCGCGCCTACGCCATTGCGGCCACCAACATGGCGGACGCTCGGGCATTTCAAATTGTTTCGGAAGCCAATTCCGAATCGCAACGTCTCAAAGTTGAAACGCTCGCCAACGCCGCGTTGTTCACCAATCAGATTCCCGCGTATTTTGCCTCGCCGTCGGTTTATGTCGAGCGCGCTTATCTCGAAGCGTTCAGCCGTTCCATCACGAACGCGCGCTCTTACGTTTTGCTCGCCACCAATACCCAGGACGTGATCATCCTCAATCTCGAGGACAAAATCCGTGCGGACCTCGTGGACAAAGCCACCGTGCCGCCGCCTAAAGCGCCGCCCAAATAA
- a CDS encoding protease modulator HflC, whose protein sequence is MKRNPLTLVIAGFLLIVFIALLFFGQVRQSTVVVVTTFGKATRTIDQPGWYAKLPWPIQQSYVFDQRVQNFEDDKFDQSLTADNYNLLSMVYVGWKINNATNFFPKFANGSIAEAEKQLKPLLRSAKNSVVGGHPLADFVSTDEKQLKFGTIEQEILKRVQDQVNQKNWGIEIEFLGIKKLGFPDSVTQAVFKRMTSERAVLSSATQAEGESEASKIRTAADSKSTEIVNSASAAATHIKAEGQAEAAKSFAVFEENPQLANFLLSLDAMELALKDRTTLIFDQHSEPFNLFQGYSTNLLNPVKK, encoded by the coding sequence ATGAAACGAAATCCCCTTACCCTAGTCATCGCCGGCTTTTTGCTGATCGTATTTATCGCGCTCCTGTTTTTCGGCCAGGTGCGCCAATCCACCGTGGTCGTGGTCACCACGTTCGGCAAGGCCACGCGCACGATTGACCAGCCCGGCTGGTACGCCAAATTGCCGTGGCCCATCCAGCAATCGTATGTGTTCGACCAGCGCGTGCAGAATTTCGAGGACGACAAATTCGACCAATCCCTCACGGCGGATAATTACAACCTGCTCTCGATGGTGTACGTCGGCTGGAAGATCAACAATGCCACCAACTTTTTCCCCAAGTTCGCCAACGGTTCCATCGCCGAGGCGGAGAAGCAGTTGAAGCCGCTGTTGCGCAGCGCGAAGAATTCGGTCGTTGGCGGGCATCCGCTCGCGGATTTCGTCTCGACGGATGAGAAGCAACTCAAGTTCGGCACTATCGAACAGGAAATCCTCAAGCGTGTGCAGGACCAGGTGAACCAGAAAAACTGGGGCATCGAGATTGAATTCCTCGGCATCAAGAAACTCGGTTTCCCGGATTCGGTCACGCAGGCAGTTTTCAAGCGCATGACTTCCGAGCGCGCGGTGCTGAGCAGCGCGACCCAGGCTGAAGGCGAATCCGAGGCCTCGAAGATCCGGACCGCCGCCGACAGTAAGAGCACGGAAATCGTGAACAGCGCCAGCGCGGCCGCGACACATATCAAAGCCGAAGGTCAGGCCGAAGCTGCAAAATCCTTTGCCGTCTTCGAGGAAAATCCCCAACTCGCGAATTTTCTGTTGAGCCTCGACGCCATGGAACTCGCGTTGAAAGACCGCACGACGCTGATCTTCGACCAGCACAGCGAGCCCTTCAATTTGTTCCAGGGCTATTCCACAAATCTGCTTAACCCGGTGAAAAAATAG
- a CDS encoding protease modulator HflK, whose product MSDQHDHPHDHDHEHDHDHGHDHGHEHHHEHAHPAPAAPEMAPQEDSSSRALAEALGSSFGIVKWVMGILFLLFLGSGVFRVQQGQRAVLLRFGKPVGLGNQALIGPGIHWGWPYPIDEVVKIHYAQLQTVKSDVGWYNTTPEKEALDQEDYAGPSLNPAVDGYAITGDGNIIHTRAVLTYQIEDPVRYEFEFTSASNAVRDALDNALLFAAARFRVDDVLTRDITRFQDVVTARVTDLVQRENLGVVIQSCQVESRPPRYLKPAFDSVLTALAERDKAIHEAESYQNQTLYRAAATAAGVTNTAEADRVQLVESVKAEAQRFTDLLPRYNANPAVFANILLLDKIGRVLTNVEDKIYLPERADGKTRELRLQLSREPLKPVGTP is encoded by the coding sequence ATGAGCGACCAACACGACCATCCACACGATCACGATCACGAGCATGATCATGACCACGGTCACGATCACGGCCATGAACATCATCATGAGCATGCGCATCCCGCGCCCGCCGCGCCCGAAATGGCGCCGCAGGAGGACAGCAGTTCACGCGCGTTGGCGGAGGCTTTGGGCAGCAGTTTCGGCATAGTCAAATGGGTGATGGGCATCCTGTTCCTTTTGTTTCTCGGCTCCGGCGTTTTCCGTGTGCAGCAAGGCCAGCGCGCCGTGTTGCTGCGTTTCGGCAAGCCAGTCGGCTTGGGTAACCAGGCCTTGATCGGCCCCGGAATACATTGGGGCTGGCCGTATCCGATTGATGAAGTCGTAAAGATTCATTACGCGCAGTTGCAGACGGTGAAATCCGATGTCGGCTGGTATAACACCACGCCCGAAAAGGAAGCGCTCGACCAGGAAGACTATGCCGGTCCTTCGCTCAACCCCGCCGTGGATGGTTACGCCATCACCGGCGATGGCAATATCATCCACACCCGCGCCGTGCTGACTTACCAGATCGAAGACCCGGTCCGTTACGAATTTGAATTTACGAGCGCCTCGAACGCCGTCCGGGATGCCCTTGATAATGCCCTTCTCTTCGCCGCCGCGCGTTTTCGCGTGGATGATGTCCTTACGCGCGACATCACCCGCTTCCAGGATGTCGTGACCGCGCGCGTGACCGACCTGGTGCAACGCGAAAATCTGGGCGTGGTCATCCAGAGTTGCCAGGTAGAGAGCCGTCCGCCGCGTTATCTCAAACCCGCCTTCGACAGTGTGCTCACCGCGCTGGCTGAGCGCGACAAAGCAATCCACGAAGCCGAGAGTTATCAGAACCAGACTTTGTATCGCGCCGCCGCGACCGCCGCCGGCGTGACCAACACCGCCGAAGCCGACCGCGTGCAACTCGTCGAATCTGTGAAGGCCGAAGCCCAACGCTTCACCGATTTGCTCCCGCGTTACAACGCCAATCCCGCCGTGTTCGCGAACATCCTTTTGCTCGATAAAATCGGCCGCGTGCTGACGAACGTCGAGGACAAGATCTATCTGCCGGAGCGGGCCGATGGCAAAACCCGCGAACTTCGGTTACAGTTGAGCCGTGAACCGTTAAAACCCGTGGGCACGCCATAA